In a single window of the Caproicibacterium sp. BJN0003 genome:
- a CDS encoding polyribonucleotide nucleotidyltransferase, producing MFENFKVFETEFAGRPLRVETGKMAQLANGACMVRYGDTAVLCTATASPKPREGMDFFPLSVDFEEKLYSVGRIPGSFLRRENKPPEKAILASRLIDRSIRPLFPKDMRNDVTVVCTVMSVDQDCSPEITALVGASIALSISDIPWKGPISAVSVGLIDGQYILNPTSKQREQSRMAVTVSSTAERIPMIEAGAKIVSDEEMYEGIAFGHEENKKIVTFIESIQDEIGKVKFTYEAVHASDEMQKDVMDYAGEAIKAALDTNDKNVRDARLEPIYDDVFGHFAEKYPDSEKQLDECLYKTQKYIVRRWLLDEQKRVDGRGMDEMRPLNAEIDLLPRVHGSGMFTRGQTQVLTALTLGSASDAQLLDDIGEEKEKRYMHQYNFPSYSTGETKPSRGPGRREIGHGALAEKALLPVIPSQDEFPYTYRLVSEVLSSNGSTSQASICASTLALMAAGVPIKAPVAGISCGLITEGERWMTMVDIQGLEDFFGDMDFKVAGTKEGITAIQMDLKINGLTLAMVKEALYKTHKARNYIIDEVILKAISAPRKELSPYAPKMMSTQIPVDKIREVIGTGGKVIHQICDECDVKMDVQEDGHIFVTGLSYDNLKRAMTIIDTIVHDPEPGAIYNGKVTRLMDFGAFVEIAPGKEGLVHISQLDVKHTDKVTDVVKVGDIVMVKVLGTDDRGRLNLSRREALIEVEGLVPENNLSEEQQNRRPPRRDDHRPGRPGGRPFHREHE from the coding sequence ATGTTTGAAAATTTTAAAGTTTTTGAAACCGAATTTGCCGGTCGCCCACTACGGGTAGAGACCGGAAAGATGGCTCAGCTTGCTAACGGTGCCTGCATGGTTCGCTACGGAGATACTGCGGTCCTTTGTACGGCAACCGCCAGCCCAAAGCCCAGGGAAGGAATGGACTTTTTTCCACTGTCCGTGGATTTTGAAGAAAAACTTTATTCGGTCGGCCGAATTCCGGGCTCATTTTTGCGCCGGGAAAATAAGCCCCCGGAGAAGGCAATCCTCGCAAGCCGTTTGATTGACCGCTCCATTCGTCCCCTTTTCCCGAAGGATATGCGCAATGATGTAACAGTTGTCTGCACTGTAATGAGCGTAGACCAGGATTGTTCACCGGAAATTACGGCATTGGTAGGGGCTTCGATCGCACTTTCTATTTCCGATATTCCGTGGAAAGGGCCAATCTCTGCCGTATCGGTTGGACTAATTGATGGACAATACATTTTAAATCCGACCAGCAAGCAGCGCGAACAAAGCCGTATGGCGGTCACCGTTTCTTCTACCGCTGAGAGAATCCCTATGATTGAGGCAGGTGCTAAGATCGTTTCTGATGAAGAAATGTACGAAGGAATTGCTTTTGGGCATGAAGAGAATAAAAAGATTGTCACTTTTATTGAGTCAATTCAGGACGAAATTGGAAAAGTAAAATTCACATATGAGGCAGTTCATGCAAGCGATGAAATGCAAAAGGATGTTATGGATTATGCCGGTGAAGCGATAAAGGCTGCACTGGATACCAATGATAAGAATGTACGAGACGCCCGGTTGGAACCTATTTATGACGATGTTTTTGGGCATTTTGCAGAGAAGTATCCGGACAGCGAAAAGCAGCTTGACGAATGTCTCTATAAAACACAAAAGTATATTGTGCGGCGCTGGCTTTTGGATGAGCAAAAGCGCGTGGATGGACGAGGCATGGATGAAATGCGTCCGCTTAATGCCGAGATTGACCTTTTACCGCGCGTTCACGGCAGTGGTATGTTTACCCGCGGTCAGACGCAAGTACTGACAGCTCTGACGTTGGGCTCTGCGAGCGATGCACAGCTTCTGGACGATATTGGGGAAGAAAAAGAAAAGCGTTATATGCACCAATATAATTTCCCGAGCTACAGTACCGGCGAAACAAAGCCGAGCCGGGGTCCCGGACGTCGGGAAATCGGACATGGCGCATTGGCGGAAAAAGCTCTTTTGCCCGTGATTCCTTCGCAGGATGAATTTCCGTATACTTATCGTTTGGTGAGCGAGGTGCTTTCGAGCAATGGCTCTACCAGTCAGGCGTCTATCTGTGCGAGCACATTGGCATTGATGGCGGCAGGTGTCCCAATTAAGGCACCGGTAGCCGGAATCTCCTGCGGCCTTATTACGGAAGGCGAGCGCTGGATGACAATGGTGGATATTCAAGGGTTGGAAGACTTTTTCGGCGATATGGACTTTAAAGTAGCCGGAACCAAAGAAGGAATCACCGCCATCCAGATGGATCTTAAAATTAATGGCCTGACCCTTGCAATGGTAAAAGAAGCACTTTATAAGACCCATAAAGCGCGCAATTACATTATTGATGAGGTGATTTTGAAGGCAATTTCAGCTCCTAGAAAAGAACTTTCTCCTTATGCACCTAAGATGATGAGTACTCAAATCCCGGTCGATAAGATTCGTGAAGTAATCGGTACCGGCGGAAAAGTAATCCATCAAATCTGCGATGAATGTGATGTAAAGATGGATGTACAGGAAGACGGCCATATTTTTGTGACTGGCCTTAGCTATGATAATCTCAAGCGCGCAATGACGATCATTGACACAATCGTACATGATCCGGAACCCGGTGCAATCTATAACGGCAAAGTGACCAGATTAATGGATTTCGGCGCTTTTGTAGAAATTGCTCCCGGAAAAGAGGGGCTTGTGCATATTTCACAGCTTGATGTAAAACATACAGATAAAGTGACGGATGTCGTAAAGGTTGGAGATATTGTGATGGTAAAAGTGCTCGGCACTGATGACCGCGGAAGACTGAACCTATCGCGCAGAGAGGCATTGATTGAAGTCGAGGGGCTTGTGCCGGAGAATAATCTTTCAGAAGAACAGCAGAATCGGCGTCCACCCCGCCGTGATGACCATCGCCCCGGACGTCCTGGAGGGCGCCCATTTCACCGTGAACACGAATAA
- a CDS encoding DUF378 domain-containing protein, which produces METFALCLVIIGGLNWGSVGIFGVDLVALLFGGAGTWPARTVYILIALCAVYCISLLFHTHTESDEYHHAHQA; this is translated from the coding sequence ATGGAAACATTTGCGCTTTGTCTGGTAATTATCGGCGGTCTTAACTGGGGCAGTGTTGGAATTTTTGGAGTAGACCTAGTTGCATTGCTCTTCGGCGGTGCTGGAACATGGCCCGCCAGAACCGTTTATATTCTAATTGCGCTGTGTGCAGTTTACTGTATCTCTCTCTTATTTCATACCCACACTGAAAGTGATGAGTACCATCACGCGCATCAAGCCTAA
- the proB gene encoding glutamate 5-kinase — MSKITQAKRIVLKVGTSTLTYENGSLNLRRFERLCKVLSGLCNEGREIILVTSGAMGVGVGKMGLSKKPEETEKRQAVAAVGQCELMFMYDKFFGEYNHIVGQVLLTRDVVEYPHSKKNTENTFEALLQMGVIPIVNENDSVAVDELVGKKFGDNDTLSATVAVLTKADLLIILTDIDGLYDANPQTNPNAKKIPVVKGVTPQVEALAGGAGSNLGTGGMATKIAAAKISTEKKIPCVVMSGGDPEDIYRLLDGKPLGTVFYEEGAAE, encoded by the coding sequence ATGTCGAAGATTACGCAGGCAAAACGGATTGTTCTGAAAGTCGGCACCAGTACGCTGACTTACGAAAACGGCAGCCTGAACCTCAGGCGCTTTGAAAGACTCTGCAAGGTGCTGAGCGGACTTTGCAACGAGGGGCGGGAGATCATTTTGGTCACCAGCGGAGCGATGGGAGTCGGCGTCGGCAAAATGGGACTTTCCAAAAAGCCGGAAGAGACGGAAAAACGTCAGGCGGTAGCAGCTGTTGGACAGTGTGAGCTGATGTTCATGTATGATAAATTTTTTGGAGAATATAATCATATTGTGGGGCAGGTTCTTTTAACCCGCGATGTGGTGGAGTATCCGCACAGCAAAAAGAACACCGAAAATACATTTGAAGCATTGCTCCAGATGGGTGTGATTCCGATTGTAAATGAGAATGATTCCGTTGCGGTAGACGAATTGGTCGGTAAAAAATTTGGGGATAACGATACGCTTTCTGCTACGGTCGCGGTACTGACAAAAGCGGATCTTCTGATTATTTTAACCGATATAGACGGCCTTTATGACGCAAATCCTCAAACAAATCCGAATGCGAAAAAGATTCCGGTGGTAAAAGGAGTTACGCCCCAGGTAGAGGCTCTGGCGGGCGGTGCAGGCAGCAATCTTGGTACGGGAGGCATGGCGACCAAAATTGCCGCAGCAAAAATTTCTACCGAAAAAAAGATTCCATGCGTAGTAATGTCCGGCGGAGATCCAGAAGATATTTATCGTCTGCTTGATGGAAAACCTTTGGGAACTGTCTTTTATGAGGAGGGAGCGGCAGAATGA
- a CDS encoding glutamate-5-semialdehyde dehydrogenase, whose product MSKTLLEMGKAAKEAARILANAGPKKDQALLKIADALENNQKKLLEENQKDLKAAKESGMTEALLDRLTLTVQRVHEMAEGVRKVAAQKDPIGSVVEGEVRPNGLEIRRVRVPLGVIGIIFEARPNVTSDAAALCLKAGNAVILRGGREAIHSNLCVADLMREAVKEAGLPQDSIQIVEDTSHESANEMMNLTGYLDVLIPRGGRGLIQMVVKNARVPVIETGAGNCHVYVDDSADLDMAANIIYNAKTSRPSVCNAIETILVHEKVAEEALPKIKVLLDRKHVELRGCPKTREILGDSVIPATEEDWDTEYDDYILAVKVVKNMEEALSHIARYSTGHSECIVTESYEHAREFTQRVDSAAVYVNASTRFTDGGEFGLGAEIGISTQKLHARGPMGVEQLTSTKFLIFGNGQVR is encoded by the coding sequence ATGAGCAAAACGCTTCTCGAAATGGGAAAAGCTGCAAAGGAAGCAGCAAGAATCCTTGCCAATGCGGGTCCTAAAAAAGATCAGGCGCTTTTGAAGATCGCAGACGCTTTGGAAAACAATCAGAAAAAACTTTTAGAAGAGAATCAGAAAGATTTAAAAGCTGCAAAAGAAAGCGGGATGACCGAGGCGCTTCTTGACCGGCTTACTTTAACGGTTCAACGAGTTCACGAAATGGCAGAGGGCGTACGAAAAGTAGCGGCTCAGAAAGACCCGATCGGCTCGGTTGTAGAAGGTGAAGTCCGTCCAAACGGTCTTGAGATTCGGCGGGTAAGAGTGCCGTTGGGCGTGATCGGAATTATCTTTGAGGCACGCCCAAATGTCACTTCTGATGCGGCAGCACTTTGTTTAAAGGCCGGAAATGCTGTAATCCTGCGCGGAGGGCGCGAGGCAATCCACAGTAACCTATGTGTAGCCGATTTGATGAGAGAAGCGGTAAAAGAAGCAGGTTTGCCGCAGGACAGCATTCAAATAGTAGAGGATACCTCACATGAGAGTGCAAACGAGATGATGAATCTTACAGGTTATTTGGATGTCCTGATTCCCCGCGGAGGCAGAGGCCTGATTCAAATGGTGGTAAAAAATGCGCGGGTCCCGGTGATCGAAACCGGCGCCGGAAACTGCCATGTTTACGTAGATGATTCCGCTGATCTCGATATGGCAGCCAATATTATTTATAATGCGAAGACCAGCCGCCCCAGCGTCTGCAATGCGATTGAGACGATCCTTGTCCATGAAAAAGTGGCGGAGGAAGCGCTGCCGAAAATCAAGGTGCTCCTCGATCGAAAGCATGTGGAGCTGCGCGGCTGTCCAAAAACGAGAGAAATCCTCGGCGACAGTGTGATTCCCGCAACGGAAGAAGACTGGGATACCGAGTATGATGATTATATTTTGGCAGTGAAAGTTGTAAAAAATATGGAAGAAGCACTTTCCCATATTGCGCGTTATAGCACTGGCCACAGCGAATGTATCGTGACGGAAAGCTATGAGCATGCCCGAGAGTTTACACAGCGGGTCGATAGTGCTGCTGTTTATGTAAATGCCTCTACCCGCTTTACCGACGGTGGAGAGTTTGGACTGGGTGCAGAAATTGGGATCAGTACGCAAAAACTCCACGCCCGAGGACCTATGGGCGTGGAGCAATTGACAAGTACGAAGTTTTTGATTTTTGGGAATGGGCAGGTTCGTTAA
- a CDS encoding metallophosphoesterase family protein gives MRILVVSDTHRDSWSLQEAILRQPKAEVVIHLGDGADEAEMIKHKFPEKQFYMVRGNCDWSCNLPMEQIVTIEGKRIFFTHGYAQNVKYGLYQLKSEAREQGADVALFGHTHESMTDYEDGLYLMNPGSLHGMDATYGILDLTPAGIVTNIIRL, from the coding sequence ATGAGAATTCTTGTCGTTTCTGATACACACCGCGACAGCTGGTCTTTGCAGGAGGCAATTTTGAGGCAGCCAAAGGCCGAAGTGGTGATCCATTTGGGAGACGGCGCAGACGAAGCAGAAATGATAAAGCATAAATTCCCTGAAAAACAGTTTTATATGGTGCGTGGGAACTGTGACTGGAGCTGCAATCTTCCGATGGAGCAGATCGTAACGATTGAAGGAAAACGGATCTTTTTTACCCACGGCTATGCGCAGAATGTAAAGTATGGATTATACCAATTGAAGAGCGAAGCGAGAGAACAGGGCGCAGATGTGGCTCTGTTTGGACATACACACGAAAGCATGACCGATTATGAGGACGGGCTTTATTTGATGAATCCCGGCTCTTTACATGGAATGGATGCGACTTATGGGATTCTTGACTTGACTCCCGCGGGAATCGTAACCAATATTATTCGGCTGTAA
- a CDS encoding phospho-sugar mutase — translation MKEYDRWLSRNLEDPDLTEELKKIKNQPEEINDRFYRDLEFGTAGLRGVLGAGTNRMNIYTVRKATQGLANYLLKHQGKSAAIAYDSRIKSTLFAKETASVLAANGIKAYIYPWLSPTPTLSFAVRYLHCDAGVCVTASHNPAKYNGYKVYGSDGCQITAKMADDVMNEIEALDLFEDPKTMNFEDGLKEGCISYMGEDVIESFLQKVEAERILSDDCDNLKVVYTPLNGTGLVCVKEILRRIGVKNVTVVPEQEKPDGNFPTCPFPNPEIREALATGLALCEKVQPDLLVATDPDCDRCGIAVNQQGEFHLMSGNEVGVLLLDFIAHVKKERGILPKNPVAVTTIVSTDMVDPVAKKYGIELHRVLTGFKNIGDQIASLEEKGEEDRYLLGFEESYGYLSGGYVRDKDAVNASMLICEMASWYKKKNMTLLDAMEALYREHGFYRNDLLNFAFEGEDGMKQMKKIMDHLREEPPRSLGGFPISCWSDYEMRIRHDKDGETPIDLPKSNVLEFRMEGDCKIIVRPSGTEPKIKVYLSAKGKDLQEGIKLIEILKKAGTDLIQPK, via the coding sequence ATGAAGGAATATGACAGATGGCTCAGCCGGAATCTGGAAGATCCCGATCTGACAGAAGAACTAAAAAAAATTAAGAATCAGCCGGAAGAAATCAACGACCGGTTTTACCGGGATTTGGAATTTGGTACCGCTGGGCTGCGGGGTGTTTTAGGAGCAGGGACGAACCGTATGAACATTTATACGGTCCGTAAGGCGACACAGGGACTTGCAAATTATCTTTTAAAACATCAGGGAAAATCGGCGGCAATCGCTTACGACAGCCGCATTAAGAGCACGCTTTTCGCAAAAGAGACTGCGTCGGTGCTGGCGGCAAATGGAATTAAAGCTTATATTTATCCGTGGCTTTCCCCTACCCCAACGCTTTCCTTTGCAGTGCGCTATCTTCATTGTGATGCCGGCGTCTGTGTGACCGCAAGTCACAACCCTGCCAAATATAACGGCTATAAAGTATATGGTTCTGATGGCTGCCAGATTACAGCAAAGATGGCAGACGATGTGATGAACGAGATTGAAGCACTCGACCTTTTTGAAGATCCAAAGACTATGAATTTTGAGGATGGATTAAAAGAGGGATGCATCAGCTATATGGGCGAGGATGTGATTGAATCTTTCCTGCAAAAGGTGGAAGCGGAACGAATCCTTTCAGACGACTGCGACAATCTGAAAGTCGTTTACACACCGCTTAACGGAACTGGACTTGTCTGCGTAAAGGAGATTCTGCGCCGTATCGGAGTCAAGAATGTCACGGTCGTTCCGGAGCAGGAAAAACCCGATGGCAACTTCCCTACCTGTCCATTCCCGAATCCGGAGATCCGCGAGGCACTTGCAACCGGACTAGCACTCTGCGAAAAAGTGCAGCCGGATCTGCTTGTTGCTACAGATCCGGATTGTGACCGCTGCGGAATTGCGGTCAATCAGCAGGGGGAGTTCCATCTGATGAGTGGAAATGAAGTCGGTGTTTTGCTGCTTGATTTTATTGCCCATGTCAAAAAAGAACGCGGAATTCTGCCAAAAAATCCGGTGGCGGTCACTACGATCGTCAGCACAGATATGGTGGATCCTGTTGCAAAAAAATATGGCATTGAGCTGCATCGCGTGCTTACCGGCTTTAAAAACATTGGGGATCAGATTGCCTCTTTGGAAGAAAAAGGCGAAGAAGATCGCTATCTTCTTGGATTTGAAGAGAGCTATGGATATCTTTCCGGCGGATATGTGCGTGATAAAGATGCTGTTAATGCGAGCATGCTGATCTGCGAAATGGCAAGTTGGTATAAGAAAAAAAATATGACGCTTTTAGATGCGATGGAAGCACTCTATCGCGAGCATGGATTCTATCGGAACGATTTGCTGAATTTTGCTTTTGAAGGCGAAGACGGCATGAAGCAGATGAAGAAAATCATGGATCACCTGCGGGAAGAGCCGCCGAGATCACTGGGAGGATTCCCGATATCTTGCTGGAGCGATTATGAGATGCGCATCCGCCATGATAAAGACGGTGAAACCCCGATTGACTTGCCAAAATCAAATGTGTTGGAGTTCCGTATGGAAGGTGACTGCAAGATTATTGTGCGTCCTTCCGGGACAGAACCCAAGATCAAAGTTTATCTTTCTGCAAAAGGAAAAGACTTGCAGGAGGGGATTAAGTTGATCGAAATTTTGAAAAAAGCGGGAACGGATTTGATTCAGCCAAAATAA
- the spoVAE gene encoding stage V sporulation protein AE: MDILRAFLVGGLICVVGQLLIDFTKLTPARILVSFVVAGVVLGGLGIYEPLVNWAGAGATVPLTGFGYLMAKGTLQAVRLYGPLGIITGGLTAGAAGIAGAVICGFLAALFARPGDKS; encoded by the coding sequence ATGGATATTTTACGTGCTTTTTTAGTAGGCGGTTTGATCTGTGTTGTTGGACAGCTTCTCATTGATTTTACCAAACTGACACCGGCGAGAATTTTGGTGAGCTTTGTTGTGGCGGGCGTTGTGCTGGGTGGATTGGGAATTTATGAGCCGCTTGTTAATTGGGCGGGCGCCGGAGCGACAGTGCCGCTCACTGGGTTCGGATATCTGATGGCAAAAGGAACGCTTCAGGCAGTGCGGCTTTATGGCCCACTCGGAATTATTACCGGAGGATTGACGGCTGGTGCCGCAGGAATTGCGGGCGCAGTTATATGCGGATTTTTGGCAGCGCTCTTTGCACGGCCTGGGGATAAAAGCTGA
- a CDS encoding sugar transferase, translating to MRILKKCEATIVLLLKLFLFAALFLIFFVIFGQENPWLWHPSRTAAVTMITFTLFGGLMIVIYGGFRIGEQKSKELARSMVLAALMTDLVTHLMLCIMNTNDGNNSSFVYENPQLLLLVFLLQIPVIVLWTYFGNFIYFTINPTEDCCVITGAKGVGDLLPKIGRYHKRYRINQVISFSNPDVLQLIDQNDTVFLYEVPPEERAYLVEYCYAANKNIYYDFEIRDVVSLGAKATTMDDTPMVTFQVKTLTLEQRFVKRTMDLILSIIAMVITSPLMLASAIAIKVCDGGHIIFKQKRMTKDGRVFSVYKFRTMREENCVNRSVTEDDERITSPGKFLRKTRMDELPQIFNIIKGDMSIVGPRPEMLENVEKYTNALPEFQYRLRVKAGLTGLAQIQGKYNTSPKDKLMMDLMYIQQYSIWQDLKLIFQTLTIFLKASESTEAFKKSPQIVKTKNEKKGEKDESESQ from the coding sequence TTGCGAATCCTGAAAAAATGCGAGGCCACCATTGTACTTCTGTTGAAGCTTTTTCTGTTTGCAGCATTATTTTTGATTTTCTTTGTGATTTTTGGACAAGAAAATCCCTGGCTTTGGCACCCTTCCCGTACAGCGGCTGTAACGATGATTACATTTACGCTTTTTGGCGGACTGATGATTGTAATTTACGGCGGTTTTCGGATTGGTGAACAAAAGAGCAAGGAGCTTGCACGTTCGATGGTACTGGCTGCCCTGATGACAGATTTGGTGACCCATTTAATGCTCTGCATTATGAATACAAATGATGGAAATAACTCTTCATTTGTATATGAGAACCCACAGCTTTTACTTTTGGTGTTCCTTCTGCAGATCCCCGTAATTGTTCTTTGGACTTATTTTGGAAACTTTATTTATTTTACCATTAATCCTACAGAGGATTGCTGTGTCATAACCGGCGCAAAGGGTGTAGGCGACTTATTGCCAAAAATTGGACGCTATCATAAAAGATACCGTATTAATCAGGTGATTTCGTTTAGTAATCCAGACGTGCTCCAGCTTATTGACCAGAATGATACTGTGTTTCTCTATGAGGTTCCCCCGGAGGAACGAGCTTATTTGGTAGAATACTGTTATGCTGCCAATAAAAACATCTATTATGATTTTGAAATTCGCGATGTTGTTTCTTTGGGGGCAAAAGCCACCACTATGGATGATACACCGATGGTGACGTTTCAGGTAAAAACGCTTACCTTGGAACAGCGCTTTGTGAAAAGAACCATGGACTTGATCCTTTCTATTATCGCGATGGTTATCACAAGTCCTTTGATGCTCGCTAGTGCAATTGCAATTAAAGTCTGCGACGGCGGTCATATTATTTTTAAACAAAAAAGAATGACAAAAGATGGAAGAGTCTTTTCTGTTTATAAATTTCGTACCATGCGGGAGGAAAATTGTGTAAATCGTTCTGTAACAGAGGATGATGAACGTATTACCTCTCCCGGAAAGTTTCTGCGCAAAACCAGAATGGACGAGTTGCCGCAGATTTTTAATATTATTAAGGGAGATATGAGTATTGTCGGGCCGCGGCCTGAGATGCTGGAAAATGTTGAAAAATATACGAATGCTTTACCGGAGTTCCAATATCGGCTGCGTGTAAAAGCTGGATTGACCGGACTCGCACAGATTCAGGGAAAGTATAATACTTCACCCAAAGATAAACTGATGATGGATCTTATGTATATTCAGCAGTATAGTATTTGGCAGGATCTGAAGCTGATTTTCCAGACGCTCACGATTTTTCTAAAAGCTTCTGAAAGTACGGAAGCCTTTAAAAAATCACCGCAAATAGTCAAGACCAAAAATGAGAAAAAAGGTGAAAAAGATGAGTCAGAATCGCAATAA
- a CDS encoding LCP family protein, giving the protein MSQNRNNRSYRPDTYESRSSSKRKKMPISAGRAVLLTLSILFVVLGTITVVAYQYMFAPLTVKAIDRSASALGIASNAQDDMKETGVTNIALFGVDSRDESSDDGRSDSMIILSIDKTHSKVKLTSILRDSYVPIDGHGKEKITHAYAYGGAPLAIRTLNENYNMDIQDYVTVNFAQFADLIDSVGGIDMDISDTEMKEMNDVIWGSETEQERNTQMIKTTGQQHLNGNQAVVYARIREDDSDNARADRQQKVLGYLLDKVEAMPMTEYPALVRTAMGMCETSLSQDTILSYVPFLGSKPSLEKITVPDIKYETDVQSGIYGDAGWVWRYNLSNAGKRIRSFIYNET; this is encoded by the coding sequence ATGAGTCAGAATCGCAATAATCGGTCTTATCGGCCCGATACATACGAATCCCGTTCTTCATCAAAGCGAAAAAAGATGCCGATTTCAGCGGGCAGAGCAGTGCTTTTAACGCTTTCAATTTTGTTTGTTGTATTGGGAACCATTACTGTGGTTGCTTACCAGTATATGTTTGCACCACTTACCGTTAAGGCGATTGACCGCAGTGCTTCGGCATTGGGCATTGCCTCAAATGCGCAGGACGATATGAAAGAAACCGGTGTGACTAATATCGCTTTATTTGGTGTGGATTCCAGAGACGAAAGCTCCGACGATGGCCGTTCAGATTCGATGATCATTCTCTCCATCGATAAAACACATTCTAAAGTGAAACTAACCTCCATTTTACGCGATAGCTATGTGCCGATTGATGGTCATGGAAAAGAGAAAATTACGCATGCTTATGCTTATGGCGGGGCTCCTCTTGCAATTCGCACTTTAAATGAGAATTACAATATGGATATTCAGGATTATGTGACAGTTAATTTTGCACAATTTGCGGATCTGATTGATTCCGTCGGTGGAATTGATATGGATATCTCTGATACCGAAATGAAGGAAATGAATGATGTAATCTGGGGTTCAGAAACCGAACAGGAGAGAAATACTCAGATGATTAAAACAACAGGTCAACAGCATTTAAACGGCAATCAGGCAGTTGTTTATGCTCGAATCCGTGAAGATGACAGCGATAATGCCCGTGCAGACCGTCAGCAAAAAGTGCTCGGCTATCTTTTGGACAAAGTAGAAGCAATGCCTATGACGGAATATCCAGCGCTGGTGCGCACCGCTATGGGAATGTGCGAGACAAGTCTTTCTCAGGATACCATTTTGAGTTATGTGCCATTCTTGGGCAGTAAACCGTCGTTAGAGAAAATTACAGTCCCAGATATTAAGTATGAGACTGATGTACAGTCTGGTATTTATGGGGATGCCGGATGGGTTTGGCGCTATAATTTGAGCAATGCCGGCAAACGAATTCGTTCTTTTATTTATAACGAGACATAA
- the rpsT gene encoding 30S ribosomal protein S20 — protein sequence MPNIKSAKKRVKVIATKTMINKSINSELKTDIKKANAAVDAKAEDRAEAVRVAVKAIDQAAAKGILKKNTAARKKSSLNRKLNAVNA from the coding sequence ATGCCGAACATTAAATCCGCGAAGAAGCGCGTAAAGGTTATCGCTACAAAAACGATGATCAACAAGTCGATTAATTCTGAACTTAAGACCGATATAAAGAAAGCAAATGCCGCCGTTGACGCCAAAGCAGAAGATCGTGCCGAGGCCGTGCGTGTCGCCGTAAAAGCTATCGACCAAGCAGCTGCAAAGGGCATTTTGAAAAAGAATACCGCTGCCCGCAAAAAGTCCAGCTTGAATCGCAAGCTGAATGCTGTAAATGCTTGA
- the gpr gene encoding GPR endopeptidase — protein sequence MAYRTDLAMERNGKTTQKENLRGFPVRRSKEGEVCYVTIEAPRIGGGDDEEASLRRLITDELQKLLPPKGEILVAGLGNADMTPDALGPICADQVFATRHIKGAVAHEVGLGELRSVAVVKPGVLGTTGIETAELLRALVQKIHPVAVIAVDALAAGRLHRLCKTIQISTGGIAPGSGVRNDRPRLDEETIGAPVIGLGVPTVVDAATLCEDLCTGEVEGAGTMMVTPRGIDSLVSRAAGLLALAINCAANDSIDPETYEQLMLA from the coding sequence ATGGCATATCGAACAGATCTTGCAATGGAACGCAACGGAAAAACAACACAAAAAGAAAATTTGCGTGGATTCCCAGTGCGCAGATCAAAAGAAGGAGAAGTCTGTTATGTGACGATTGAAGCACCACGGATTGGTGGTGGAGATGATGAAGAAGCGTCTCTAAGACGGCTGATAACGGACGAGCTGCAGAAACTTTTACCCCCAAAAGGAGAAATTTTGGTAGCAGGCCTCGGAAATGCAGATATGACGCCGGATGCACTTGGTCCTATTTGTGCAGATCAAGTTTTTGCGACTCGTCATATCAAAGGTGCAGTCGCACACGAAGTCGGTTTAGGAGAGCTGCGTTCGGTCGCAGTGGTAAAGCCCGGTGTTTTGGGAACGACGGGAATTGAAACAGCGGAACTTTTGCGCGCATTAGTACAAAAGATTCATCCGGTGGCGGTAATCGCCGTGGATGCACTGGCGGCAGGCAGACTGCATCGGCTTTGCAAAACGATACAGATTTCTACCGGCGGAATCGCACCTGGTTCCGGCGTGCGCAATGATAGGCCGCGCCTTGATGAAGAAACAATAGGGGCTCCGGTGATTGGACTTGGTGTGCCGACTGTGGTGGATGCAGCGACACTCTGCGAGGACCTCTGCACCGGAGAGGTAGAAGGTGCCGGCACTATGATGGTAACGCCCCGCGGCATTGATTCGCTTGTGTCACGTGCGGCAGGACTTTTGGCGCTTGCAATCAACTGTGCGGCAAATGATTCGATCGATCCCGAAACGTATGAACAGCTTATGCTTGCTTAA